Sequence from the Candidatus Thioglobus sp. NP1 genome:
TGTTGACATATGACCTTCTCGGTCATGGCCAAACTCAACTCAACAATAATTTGCCTCAACTCAATGATTATGTTGAACAATTAAACAATCTAGTAAATAGTCTTAATATCTCAAAGTTTTTTTTAGTTGGTCACTCAATGGGTGCAATTATAAGTATTGCATATTCTTTAAAGTATCCTGGCAAAATACTATCCCTTATTCCTTTAAATATTGTATTTAATCGAACTAAAAAAGCGCGTAATGATGTTTTAAAGAGAGCTGAAAGCATCTTAAATTCAAAAAAAATACTTAATATTGATCAAACTTTAGTACGCTGGTTCAAAAATAAAACTAGCTCTGAAGATCTTATTAAAATTGATAAAGTGATAAATATTCTAAAAAATGCATCACCTAAGGGTTATGGTGAAGCATATCGAATATTTGCTTTGTCAGACAAAATCTTTATTAATAATCTTTCAGAAATACAAGTTCCTGTTCTATACTTAACAGGAAGCGAAGATTTAAATTCTACAGCCCTAATGTCTGATCAGATGTCAAAAAAAACACCTGGCAGTTTAAGTAAGTCTATTAAAGGTGAGGCTCATATGATGGCATATATATCTGGGCATAAAGTCAATCCAATAATAGAACAATTTTTTATTAATACTCAAAATAATACGCAATGAAGAAAGAAGAAACTAGAGACTTAAGACATGCGCTTGGTTCGTTTCCAACTGGAGTAACAATTGTTACCTCTTTAGACAAAAATGACAAACCAATAGGCTTTACTGCAAACTCCTTTACATCAGTATCACTAGATCCTCAATTAATATTAATATGTATTGATAAAGCCTCATTTAATATTGAATCTTTCTCTACAGGGAAGAATTTTGCTGTTAGTGTTCTATCAGAGAATCAACAACACATCTCTAATACTTTTGCAAGCCCTGAAGATGATCGTTTTAAAAATATCAAATGGGAGAAA
This genomic interval carries:
- a CDS encoding alpha/beta fold hydrolase produces the protein MSHLEITHQNNVPTLFNRDGTSYQTYGTSGHSLIFIHGVGMCADIWEPQVEYFAEKFQVLTYDLLGHGQTQLNNNLPQLNDYVEQLNNLVNSLNISKFFLVGHSMGAIISIAYSLKYPGKILSLIPLNIVFNRTKKARNDVLKRAESILNSKKILNIDQTLVRWFKNKTSSEDLIKIDKVINILKNASPKGYGEAYRIFALSDKIFINNLSEIQVPVLYLTGSEDLNSTALMSDQMSKKTPGSLSKSIKGEAHMMAYISGHKVNPIIEQFFINTQNNTQ